Proteins from a single region of Juglans microcarpa x Juglans regia isolate MS1-56 chromosome 5S, Jm3101_v1.0, whole genome shotgun sequence:
- the LOC121267425 gene encoding probable aquaporin SIP2-1 isoform X1, giving the protein MAAISLLVSDFIISFMWVWSGTLIKIFVHKILGLGHEPSGEVIQCVLSIINIFFFAFLGKITEGGAYNPLNVLASAISGNFSSFLFGVGARIPSQVIGSITGVKLIIETFPEIGLGPRLNIDIHRGALTEGFLAFAIVIISLGLATKIPGSFFMKTWISSVSKVTLHILGSDLTGGCMNPAAAMGWAYARGDHITKEHVLVYWLAPIEATLLAVWIFRLLVRPMKEEKANTKSKSE; this is encoded by the exons ATGGCTGCGATTAGTTTGCTGGTCTCGGATTTCATAATCTCTTTCATGTGGGTATGGTCAGGAACTCTGATTAAGATCTTTGTGCACAAGATATTGGGGCTGGGCCATGAACCTAGCGGCGAGGTTATCCAGTGCGTGCTGTCCATCATCAACATTTTCTTCTTCGCGTTCTTGGGTAAGATTACCGAAGGCGGAGCATACAATCCTCTCAACGTGCTGGCTAGTGCCATTTCTGGGAATTTCAGCAGCTTCCTCTTTGGCGTTGGTGCTAGAATCCCATCTCAG GTTATTGGATCGATTACTGGGGTTAAGCTCATAATCGAGACCTTTCCTGAAATAGGACTTGGGCCACGCTTAAATATTGACATCCATCGAGGTGCACTGACAGAAGGATTCCTTGCATTCGCAATTGTTATCATCTCACTTGGTCTGGCCACAAAAATCCCTGGAAGTTTCTTCATGAAGACTTGGATCTCAAGTGTCTCCAAGGTAACTCTTCATATACTCGGCTCTGATCTGACTGGTGGATGTATGAACCCAGCCGCT GCGATGGGATGGGCTTATGCTCGTGGGGATCATATAACCAAGGAGCATGTACTTGTATACTGGCTTGCTCCGATAGAGGCAACCCTACTGGCGGTGTGGATATTTAGGTTGTTAGTACGGCCAATGAAAGAGGAGAAAGCAAACACGAAGAGTAAATCAGAATGA
- the LOC121267193 gene encoding peroxidase-like yields the protein MSVHPGSNPGTRVYQDRNPGLEPGPGWSGSDPGWNPVTANKFDNIYYKNLVNNSGLLQSDQALMGDNKTTSMVINYSKFHYLFYRDFAASMVKMASIGVLTRQSGEIRKNYRVVN from the exons atgAGTGTTCATCCTGGTTCCAACCCAGGAACTCGGGTGTACCAGGACCGGAACCCAGGTCTTGAACCTGGACCGGGTTGGTCGGGGTCAGACCCTGGCTGGAACCCAG TCACTGCAAATAAATTTGATAACATCTATTACAAAAACCTTGTGAACAATTCTGGGCTACTTCAGTCAGACCAAGCTCTTATGGGGGACAATAAAACCACTTCAATGGTCATTAACTATAGCAAGTTCCATTATCTTTTCTATAGGGATTTTGCAGCATCAATGGTGAAGATGGCCAGCATAGGTGTGCTTACAAGACAAAGTGGAGAGATTAGAAAAAACTATAGAGTGGTGAACTAA
- the LOC121267425 gene encoding probable aquaporin SIP2-1 isoform X2 gives MAAISLLVSDFIISFMWVWSGTLIKIFVHKILGLGHEPSGEVIQCVLSIINIFFFAFLGKITEGGAYNPLNVLASAISGNFSSFLFGVGARIPSQVIGSITGVKLIIETFPEIGLGPRLNIDIHRGALTEGFLAFAIVIISLGLATKIPGSFFMKTWISSVSKAMGWAYARGDHITKEHVLVYWLAPIEATLLAVWIFRLLVRPMKEEKANTKSKSE, from the exons ATGGCTGCGATTAGTTTGCTGGTCTCGGATTTCATAATCTCTTTCATGTGGGTATGGTCAGGAACTCTGATTAAGATCTTTGTGCACAAGATATTGGGGCTGGGCCATGAACCTAGCGGCGAGGTTATCCAGTGCGTGCTGTCCATCATCAACATTTTCTTCTTCGCGTTCTTGGGTAAGATTACCGAAGGCGGAGCATACAATCCTCTCAACGTGCTGGCTAGTGCCATTTCTGGGAATTTCAGCAGCTTCCTCTTTGGCGTTGGTGCTAGAATCCCATCTCAG GTTATTGGATCGATTACTGGGGTTAAGCTCATAATCGAGACCTTTCCTGAAATAGGACTTGGGCCACGCTTAAATATTGACATCCATCGAGGTGCACTGACAGAAGGATTCCTTGCATTCGCAATTGTTATCATCTCACTTGGTCTGGCCACAAAAATCCCTGGAAGTTTCTTCATGAAGACTTGGATCTCAAGTGTCTCCAAG GCGATGGGATGGGCTTATGCTCGTGGGGATCATATAACCAAGGAGCATGTACTTGTATACTGGCTTGCTCCGATAGAGGCAACCCTACTGGCGGTGTGGATATTTAGGTTGTTAGTACGGCCAATGAAAGAGGAGAAAGCAAACACGAAGAGTAAATCAGAATGA